In a single window of the Lebetimonas sp. JH292 genome:
- the rpsP gene encoding 30S ribosomal protein S16, giving the protein MVKIRLARFGRKKRPFYRIVVTDSKKRRDSGWIESVGYYNPLTEPATVKMDLERVNYWIGVGAKMSERVAKLKKIAEENA; this is encoded by the coding sequence GTGGTAAAAATCAGACTTGCAAGATTTGGTAGAAAAAAAAGACCTTTTTACAGAATAGTTGTAACAGATTCAAAAAAAAGAAGAGATTCAGGATGGATAGAATCAGTAGGATATTATAATCCTTTAACTGAACCAGCAACAGTAAAAATGGATTTAGAGAGGGTAAATTATTGGATTGGTGTAGGTGCTAAAATGAGTGAAAGAGTTGCTAAACTAAAAAAAATAGCTGAAGAAAACGCTTAA
- a CDS encoding KH domain-containing protein — translation MVESFVREYAKLLAFEPDVIKSEIVPHSDFDEIIIYAKKADVGRIIGKDGAMVKAIKTVISGCRAKEDKNYKITLKAYE, via the coding sequence ATGGTTGAATCTTTTGTAAGGGAATATGCCAAACTTTTGGCATTTGAACCTGATGTAATTAAAAGTGAAATTGTGCCGCATAGTGATTTTGATGAAATTATAATTTATGCAAAAAAAGCCGATGTGGGCAGAATAATAGGTAAAGACGGGGCAATGGTAAAAGCTATAAAAACCGTTATAAGCGGCTGCAGGGCAAAAGAAGATAAAAATTATAAAATTACACTAAAAGCATATGAATAA
- the rimM gene encoding ribosome maturation factor RimM (Essential for efficient processing of 16S rRNA), with the protein MNKKIPIAKIGKTYGVKGWQKLHLLTDFPEQFKPNATFESDRIDLTIEKIDIKRNLVKFKGINTPEEAKKLINRVLYTTSEKTKEEIKLKENEYFWFEIIGCEVMENIENLQVGSSKFQVLGKVVEIERVDVDYLIIKTDESLVNKGYPKRFLIDFKRNVENVDVENKKIYAKGAIDILESLK; encoded by the coding sequence ATGAATAAAAAAATTCCAATTGCAAAAATTGGAAAAACTTACGGGGTGAAGGGATGGCAGAAACTTCACCTCCTAACCGACTTTCCGGAGCAGTTCAAACCTAATGCTACATTTGAATCCGACAGAATTGATTTAACCATAGAAAAAATAGATATAAAAAGAAATCTGGTTAAATTTAAAGGCATAAATACACCCGAAGAAGCCAAGAAACTTATTAACAGAGTCCTTTATACCACTTCTGAAAAAACAAAAGAAGAAATAAAATTAAAAGAAAACGAATATTTCTGGTTTGAAATTATTGGATGTGAAGTAATGGAAAATATTGAGAATCTCCAAGTTGGAAGTTCCAAGTTCCAAGTTTTAGGAAAAGTGGTTGAAATAGAAAGGGTAGATGTAGATTATTTAATAATTAAAACCGATGAATCTCTGGTAAATAAAGGTTATCCAAAAAGATTTTTAATTGATTTTAAAAGAAATGTGGAAAATGTGGATGTTGAAAATAAAAAAATTTATGCTAAAGGTGCAATAGATATTCTTGAAAGTCTTAAATGA
- the trmD gene encoding tRNA (guanosine(37)-N1)-methyltransferase TrmD: MKIVFVTLFPDLIKPYFEDSILKKALEKSIFEIEFVNFREFAENIHMHIDTPPAGGGAGMVIDNIALRGCLNFLKNKYQNAKTIFLTPVGKVYNQKDAKRFSYENVLILVSGRYEGFDERLIEDFADEVISVGDFILTGGELGALIIADSVLRNIKGVLGNSESLVEESFNNNLLEAPQFSKTGKIPEILKSGNHKKIKEWKEKTSLFKTKFHRPDLFQINNEKLKM; the protein is encoded by the coding sequence ATGAAAATTGTTTTTGTTACTCTTTTCCCCGATTTAATAAAACCTTATTTTGAAGATTCTATTTTAAAAAAAGCATTAGAAAAATCTATTTTTGAAATAGAATTTGTAAATTTCAGAGAATTTGCCGAAAACATACATATGCATATAGACACTCCTCCGGCAGGTGGTGGGGCCGGAATGGTTATTGATAATATTGCCCTAAGGGGATGTTTAAATTTTTTAAAAAATAAATACCAAAATGCAAAAACTATTTTTTTAACTCCCGTTGGAAAAGTCTATAATCAAAAAGATGCTAAGCGTTTCAGTTATGAGAATGTTTTAATATTGGTTTCCGGAAGATATGAGGGATTTGATGAAAGGCTTATTGAAGATTTTGCGGATGAGGTAATAAGTGTTGGTGATTTTATATTAACAGGAGGAGAACTTGGTGCTCTGATAATAGCGGACAGTGTTTTAAGAAATATTAAGGGAGTTTTAGGAAACAGTGAAAGTTTAGTTGAAGAGAGTTTTAATAATAATCTGCTTGAAGCCCCCCAATTTTCAAAAACAGGTAAAATTCCGGAAATTTTAAAAAGTGGAAATCATAAAAAAATAAAAGAGTGGAAAGAAAAAACATCGCTTTTTAAAACTAAATTTCACAGACCGGACTTATTTCAAATAAATAATGAAAAATTGAAAATGTAA
- the rplS gene encoding 50S ribosomal protein L19, with amino-acid sequence MRNRYIEAFEAKQIEGKNVPEFRPGDTVRVAVEIKEGDKKRIQNFEGVVIAIKGTGAGKTFTVRKIGANNIGVERIFPFYSESIAGIEVVRKGRVRRAKLYYLREKTGKQARIKERRD; translated from the coding sequence ATGAGAAACAGATACATCGAGGCTTTTGAAGCTAAACAAATTGAAGGAAAAAATGTTCCTGAATTCAGACCCGGAGACACTGTAAGGGTTGCGGTTGAAATTAAAGAAGGCGATAAAAAAAGAATTCAAAATTTTGAAGGTGTGGTAATTGCAATTAAAGGCACCGGGGCAGGCAAAACATTTACCGTGAGAAAAATCGGTGCAAACAATATCGGAGTGGAAAGAATTTTTCCATTTTACAGCGAAAGTATTGCCGGTATCGAAGTGGTAAGAAAAGGTAGAGTCAGAAGGGCAAAACTTTATTATTTAAGAGAAAAAACTGGTAAACAAGCTAGAATTAAAGAAAGAAGAGATTAA
- a CDS encoding formyltransferase family protein, which yields MKIVPSFIINEFKDKIINLHPSILPNFKGLNAEKLSFEAKKACGITIHFASEELDSGDIILQYHINPYKFKTYEEYHKELKKAEWTFLPDVVERINL from the coding sequence ATGAAAATTGTACCTTCTTTTATAATCAATGAATTCAAGGACAAAATAATAAATTTACATCCAAGCATTTTACCGAATTTCAAAGGTTTAAATGCAGAAAAACTCTCCTTCGAGGCAAAAAAAGCATGCGGTATAACAATACATTTTGCATCAGAAGAGCTTGACAGCGGCGATATTATTTTACAATATCACATAAATCCTTATAAATTTAAAACTTACGAAGAATATCATAAAGAATTAAAAAAAGCCGAATGGACTTTTTTACCTGATGTTGTTGAGAGAATCAATCTTTAA
- a CDS encoding thioredoxin family protein: MKKFLFPFILLINLFAFNWYGNIHWVKSYDKAKILAKKEHKLILTEIAGIKCPPSKYFSKYVYSDKKVSDFINKNFIPVFYFIQQNSIPKTIKKHFKGVTPTLIFSKPNGKIFYILTGARNKPEFLRVLKALIKQYHQKFKKASINSPKPVWLQIPKNKKNK; the protein is encoded by the coding sequence ATGAAAAAGTTTTTGTTTCCCTTTATTTTATTAATAAATCTGTTTGCATTTAACTGGTACGGAAACATTCACTGGGTTAAATCTTATGACAAGGCAAAAATATTGGCTAAAAAAGAGCATAAACTTATTTTGACGGAAATAGCTGGTATTAAATGCCCACCTTCAAAATATTTTTCAAAATATGTATATTCAGATAAGAAAGTTTCTGATTTTATAAACAAAAATTTTATTCCTGTTTTTTATTTTATTCAACAAAATTCCATTCCCAAAACAATAAAAAAACATTTTAAAGGTGTTACCCCTACATTGATTTTTTCTAAACCTAACGGAAAAATTTTTTATATTTTAACAGGCGCAAGAAACAAACCGGAATTTTTAAGGGTATTAAAAGCCTTAATCAAACAATATCATCAAAAATTTAAAAAAGCTTCCATCAACTCTCCAAAACCGGTATGGCTGCAAATTCCCAAAAATAAAAAGAATAAATGA
- the murD gene encoding UDP-N-acetylmuramoyl-L-alanine--D-glutamate ligase, with product MKSLFGYGLTTKSIAKSGGWEIYDDRFKKIEFDKYGNILLPPFLFKAKKSHLEITSPGIPPYNSLIKKAKNLISEFDYFNEAPFQIWVTGTNGKTTTTEMIHYLLQNSDIGGNIGIPLADMDKNKQFWVIEASSFQLHYTKFAKPNIFIILPIKEDHISWHGSFENYVKAKLSPLKRMSERDVVIMPKILNSPTKAFKILYKNEEDLLHYFGFKEFEFKPPFLLDEILAKAVYYILYFKEKSLKNFKIDPHKLEEIKDSKNRIWVDDSKATNIDATINALKRYKNKKIYLIIGGDDKGQNFEELFKYMKNLNIELFIIGEKRELFINLAKENHIPFNDAKTLQNAVNLIDKKHNKDSLALLSPACASFDQFKSYKDRGNIFKKLIMNFEL from the coding sequence ATGAAATCTCTGTTCGGATACGGATTAACCACAAAATCCATTGCAAAAAGCGGGGGCTGGGAAATATATGACGACAGATTTAAAAAAATAGAGTTTGATAAATACGGCAATATTCTTTTGCCCCCTTTTCTTTTTAAAGCGAAAAAAAGCCATCTTGAAATAACGTCTCCCGGTATTCCCCCTTATAATTCGTTAATAAAAAAAGCCAAAAATTTAATTAGTGAATTTGATTATTTTAATGAAGCTCCTTTTCAGATATGGGTAACAGGTACAAACGGAAAAACAACAACTACCGAGATGATACATTATCTATTACAAAATTCTGATATTGGGGGAAATATAGGTATTCCACTTGCTGATATGGATAAAAACAAACAATTTTGGGTGATAGAAGCCAGCAGTTTTCAGCTCCATTATACAAAATTTGCGAAACCGAATATTTTTATAATTTTACCTATAAAAGAAGACCATATTTCCTGGCATGGAAGTTTTGAAAATTATGTAAAAGCAAAACTTTCGCCTCTTAAAAGAATGAGTGAAAGAGACGTGGTAATAATGCCAAAAATACTTAATTCACCAACAAAAGCTTTTAAAATCCTTTACAAAAATGAAGAGGATTTACTACATTATTTCGGATTTAAAGAATTTGAATTTAAACCTCCGTTTTTACTTGATGAAATACTGGCAAAAGCTGTTTATTATATTTTGTATTTTAAAGAAAAAAGTTTAAAAAATTTTAAAATAGACCCACATAAATTAGAAGAAATAAAAGATAGTAAAAACAGAATTTGGGTAGATGACTCAAAAGCTACAAATATAGATGCTACCATAAATGCCCTAAAAAGATATAAAAATAAAAAAATTTATTTAATTATTGGAGGAGATGATAAAGGACAAAATTTCGAAGAACTATTTAAATATATGAAAAACCTGAATATCGAACTGTTTATAATCGGAGAAAAAAGGGAGCTTTTTATAAATTTGGCAAAAGAAAATCACATACCTTTTAATGATGCAAAAACACTGCAAAACGCCGTTAATTTAATTGATAAAAAACACAATAAAGATTCACTCGCCCTGCTTAGTCCTGCCTGTGCAAGTTTCGACCAGTTTAAAAGTTATAAAGACAGAGGAAATATTTTTAAAAAATTAATTATGAATTTTGAATTATAA
- the sppA gene encoding signal peptide peptidase SppA: MEEKLKAELKIYKLKALKEKIVLIGVILILLAEVFVLFLFLKKSFSFNKPITEPYVAEININKTITIKYINSLMDKMNKLKEDKNLKAFLLIFNTPGGSPSGSDEFNAYLKVYAYVESMAASGGYYIISAVKPIVANKNAIVGSIGVIMPHYVIAKLAKKLGVEEDTITVGKYKEPISWFKKATPEQKEYLLKHLLLPTYNNFLDTVAKERNISIDKLKKYADGKIYIASSVKGILVDQTSSLTAFKEKIKYKT, translated from the coding sequence ATGGAAGAAAAGTTAAAGGCGGAACTTAAAATTTATAAATTAAAAGCATTAAAAGAAAAAATTGTTTTAATTGGAGTTATTTTAATTTTACTTGCAGAAGTGTTTGTGTTATTTTTATTTTTAAAAAAAAGTTTTTCATTCAATAAACCAATTACAGAACCTTACGTGGCTGAGATTAATATTAATAAAACAATAACAATAAAATATATAAATTCATTGATGGATAAAATGAATAAACTTAAAGAAGATAAAAACCTAAAGGCATTTTTATTAATTTTCAATACTCCCGGCGGAAGCCCAAGCGGCAGCGATGAATTTAATGCTTATCTAAAAGTATATGCATATGTTGAAAGTATGGCAGCAAGCGGAGGATATTATATTATAAGCGCCGTTAAACCGATTGTTGCAAACAAAAACGCAATTGTTGGAAGTATAGGCGTTATTATGCCACATTACGTAATAGCCAAACTTGCCAAAAAACTTGGTGTTGAAGAAGACACCATTACAGTCGGAAAATACAAAGAACCGATAAGCTGGTTTAAAAAAGCAACACCTGAGCAAAAAGAGTATCTGCTTAAACATCTTCTGCTTCCTACTTACAATAATTTTCTTGACACAGTGGCAAAAGAGAGAAATATTTCAATTGATAAACTTAAAAAATATGCAGATGGAAAAATATATATAGCAAGCAGTGTAAAAGGAATTTTGGTTGATCAAACTTCAAGCCTTACGGCATTTAAAGAAAAAATTAAATATAAAACTTAA
- the mraY gene encoding phospho-N-acetylmuramoyl-pentapeptide-transferase, with the protein MLYFLYEHFHIHLFHYLSFRAMFAFFTAFFLAILTYPMFIKWAKNKATQPIYELAPQTHKSKSSTPTMGGVVFMISSLIAILLSAKLNNFVLITIFTAVFFMLIGIIDDWGKIKASSNHAGLTPKQKFIFQWIGGFIVAFLLYKNGFDTKLYIPFYKHPLFDMGGFSIIFWAFVIVGMSNAVNLTDGLDGLATIPSIFALLTLAIFSYILGNAIYSHYLFYPFEKGVGELSIIAFGLIGSLLGFLWYNANPAEVFMGDSGSLSIGAVIGILSIFTKNEILLIFIGFVFIIETISVILQVGSYKTRKKRIFKMAPIHHHFEKSGWMENKITIRFWIIALITNIIAILSIKIR; encoded by the coding sequence ATGCTATATTTTTTATATGAGCATTTTCATATACACCTTTTTCATTATCTTTCATTCAGGGCAATGTTTGCTTTCTTTACAGCTTTTTTTCTGGCAATATTAACATATCCAATGTTTATAAAATGGGCAAAAAACAAAGCGACTCAGCCTATTTACGAACTAGCTCCCCAAACTCATAAAAGCAAATCCTCAACCCCTACAATGGGAGGAGTTGTTTTTATGATTTCATCCTTAATAGCCATTCTTTTAAGCGCCAAACTCAATAATTTTGTTTTGATTACAATTTTTACAGCCGTTTTTTTTATGCTTATAGGAATAATAGACGACTGGGGCAAAATAAAAGCTTCTTCCAATCATGCGGGTCTCACACCGAAACAAAAATTTATTTTTCAATGGATAGGCGGGTTTATAGTTGCCTTTTTATTATATAAAAACGGATTTGACACAAAACTTTATATTCCTTTTTATAAACATCCTCTTTTTGATATGGGCGGTTTTTCTATAATTTTTTGGGCATTTGTAATTGTGGGAATGAGTAATGCCGTAAATTTAACGGACGGACTTGACGGACTTGCCACCATACCGAGCATATTTGCCCTGCTTACACTTGCAATATTTTCATATATTTTAGGCAATGCAATTTATTCTCATTATCTTTTTTATCCTTTTGAAAAAGGTGTGGGAGAACTCAGCATAATAGCATTTGGTTTAATAGGCTCGCTCCTTGGATTTTTATGGTACAATGCAAATCCTGCAGAAGTTTTTATGGGTGACAGCGGGAGTTTAAGCATAGGAGCCGTTATAGGAATATTGAGTATTTTTACAAAAAACGAAATACTTCTTATTTTTATAGGATTTGTTTTTATAATTGAAACTATATCGGTAATTTTACAGGTTGGAAGCTATAAAACAAGAAAAAAAAGAATTTTTAAAATGGCCCCCATTCATCATCATTTTGAAAAATCAGGATGGATGGAAAATAAAATCACCATACGATTTTGGATAATTGCACTTATCACAAATATTATTGCTATACTTTCAATAAAGATAAGGTAA
- the fabG gene encoding 3-oxoacyl-ACP reductase FabG, giving the protein MTFSGKNVLITGASRGIGAEIARVLAKKGLKVWINYKSSANLADKLKEEIESDGGIAGVIGFDVSDEKAFIEGIKTIIESDGELSYLVNNAGITNDKLAMRMSVDDFKKVIDANLVSTFIGCREALKVMGKKRFGAVVNVASVVAESGNAGQANYVASKGGIISMTKTFALEGAARNIRFNSVTPGFIKTDMTEKLPGKVKEEILNKIPLKRMAKPAEVANAVAFLLSDGASYITGETLKVNGGMYM; this is encoded by the coding sequence ATGACTTTTAGCGGTAAAAATGTATTAATAACCGGAGCCAGCAGGGGAATTGGTGCTGAAATTGCAAGAGTTTTAGCCAAAAAGGGCTTGAAAGTCTGGATAAATTACAAAAGCTCTGCAAACTTAGCCGATAAGTTAAAAGAAGAAATTGAATCCGACGGAGGAATTGCAGGAGTGATCGGGTTTGATGTAAGTGATGAGAAAGCTTTTATTGAAGGAATAAAAACTATAATTGAGAGTGATGGCGAACTCAGTTATTTAGTAAACAATGCGGGAATTACAAACGACAAGCTTGCAATGAGAATGAGTGTTGATGATTTTAAAAAAGTAATTGATGCCAATTTGGTTTCCACCTTTATAGGATGCAGGGAAGCACTTAAAGTAATGGGTAAAAAAAGATTCGGGGCTGTTGTAAATGTTGCAAGCGTTGTTGCCGAGTCTGGCAATGCGGGCCAGGCCAATTATGTTGCAAGCAAAGGCGGAATTATTTCCATGACCAAGACATTTGCGCTTGAAGGGGCAGCCAGAAACATAAGATTTAATTCTGTTACGCCCGGATTTATAAAAACCGATATGACAGAAAAACTTCCAGGGAAAGTAAAAGAAGAAATTTTAAATAAAATCCCTCTAAAAAGAATGGCTAAACCTGCTGAGGTGGCAAATGCGGTTGCATTTTTACTTAGTGACGGGGCAAGTTATATAACAGGGGAAACCCTTAAAGTAAACGGCGGAATGTATATGTAA
- the thrC gene encoding threonine synthase, with product MKFIGTRGTDKEKTFSEVILDPAAPNGGLYVPKKLPKINEKWLLKYYDVQGDKPYTHIARGILKQFKVDIDNKLIEKALFTYLRNFDDEEVVPVVRINEELFIGELWHGPTRAFKDMALQPFGVILSNLAKKREENYLILAATSGDTGPATLKTFENRENIKVVCLYPYKGTSEVQKLQMVTTDAENEKVLGIRGNFDDAQTALKNLLKDKEFRKTLKANDIKLSAANSVNFGRIIFQTVYHFWAYLKLVERMEIEMNDKIDVIIPSGNFGNALGAYYAKKMGLPIEKIVIASNKNNVLYEFVTYGKYDLRDKNLIKTISPAMDILKSSNVERLLFDKFGEKRCIELMENLEKEGYFELTLKEHEKIKEDFIADFATDGECEEIINKYTKNNYLMDPHTATAVKAYEYLKNKSLINNKVVAYSTAEWTKFAPSIYKALTGEDVEREIAELEERTISDKDAIAYIEASLDVTAPEIIRELFEKEIKETVIDKKEIKEKIIEFIAE from the coding sequence ATGAAATTCATTGGAACCCGTGGGACAGATAAAGAAAAAACATTCAGCGAAGTTATCTTGGATCCTGCCGCACCGAACGGAGGGTTGTATGTTCCTAAAAAATTGCCTAAAATTAATGAAAAATGGCTTTTAAAATATTATGATGTGCAAGGAGACAAACCTTATACACATATAGCAAGAGGAATTTTAAAACAATTTAAAGTTGATATTGATAATAAATTAATAGAAAAAGCACTATTTACATATTTAAGAAATTTTGACGATGAAGAAGTCGTGCCCGTGGTAAGAATAAACGAGGAACTTTTTATAGGTGAGCTGTGGCACGGTCCTACCCGTGCATTTAAGGATATGGCGCTTCAGCCATTTGGAGTGATACTCTCAAATCTTGCCAAAAAAAGAGAAGAAAATTATTTAATTTTAGCTGCAACAAGCGGAGATACCGGGCCTGCGACCCTTAAAACATTTGAGAACAGAGAAAATATAAAAGTTGTATGCCTTTATCCTTATAAAGGGACAAGCGAAGTTCAAAAACTTCAAATGGTAACAACTGATGCTGAAAATGAAAAAGTCCTTGGAATCAGGGGTAATTTTGACGATGCACAAACAGCACTTAAAAATCTCTTAAAAGATAAAGAATTTAGAAAAACTTTAAAAGCAAACGATATTAAACTTTCAGCTGCAAACAGTGTAAATTTCGGAAGGATTATTTTTCAGACAGTTTATCATTTCTGGGCGTATTTGAAGCTCGTTGAAAGAATGGAAATAGAAATGAATGATAAAATAGATGTTATTATTCCAAGCGGAAATTTCGGAAACGCACTCGGGGCATATTATGCTAAAAAAATGGGCTTGCCTATTGAAAAAATTGTAATTGCAAGCAATAAAAACAATGTTTTATATGAATTTGTCACATACGGAAAATATGATTTGAGAGATAAAAATTTAATTAAAACAATATCACCTGCCATGGATATTTTAAAATCATCAAATGTCGAAAGACTTTTATTCGACAAATTTGGAGAAAAAAGATGTATAGAATTGATGGAAAATCTTGAAAAAGAAGGGTATTTTGAATTAACTCTTAAAGAACACGAAAAAATAAAAGAAGATTTTATTGCTGATTTTGCAACTGATGGAGAATGCGAAGAAATTATTAACAAATATACAAAAAACAATTATTTAATGGACCCACACACCGCTACAGCCGTTAAGGCTTATGAATATTTAAAAAACAAAAGTTTGATTAATAATAAAGTTGTAGCTTATTCCACAGCCGAATGGACAAAATTCGCTCCAAGCATATATAAAGCCCTGACAGGCGAGGATGTTGAAAGGGAAATAGCCGAGTTGGAAGAGAGAACAATTTCCGATAAAGATGCAATTGCATATATTGAAGCCAGCTTAGATGTAACAGCCCCTGAAATAATCAGAGAGCTTTTTGAAAAAGAGATTAAAGAAACTGTAATCGATAAAAAAGAAATTAAAGAAAAAATTATAGAATTTATTGCTGAATGA
- a CDS encoding AEC family transporter, with amino-acid sequence MKTVLGIYLFILLGFLSKKSFKEIEVKTLVILSTYFLQPFLTLWGIMLIPLNKELVLAPLIYLMAVFTALIFTYSFSRGLERKEKIISTLTPLIGNTGNLGIPLSYALFGEIGASVATLINLANIFFIYTFGIFFYASSKFDFKNAFKKIIKIPVIWIGILAISLNLFDVKFDKETMKILQMGAFASIVTQLLIFGIYIAEIKIKEVSFKLAFLTSFNKFVVFPFVAFLILKIFGFNEIFFKTILLEVMTPLAITNVNLASLFDLYPRKVAFLILLTTFLFLIVSFLFI; translated from the coding sequence ATGAAAACTGTTTTAGGAATATATCTATTTATTTTACTGGGGTTTTTGTCTAAAAAAAGTTTTAAAGAAATTGAGGTAAAAACCCTGGTTATTCTTTCGACCTATTTTCTCCAGCCTTTTCTTACCCTTTGGGGCATAATGCTTATTCCTTTAAATAAAGAGCTTGTTTTGGCACCGTTGATTTATCTGATGGCTGTTTTTACAGCGCTGATTTTTACATATTCTTTTTCAAGAGGGCTTGAGAGAAAAGAAAAAATAATATCAACTCTAACTCCTTTAATCGGAAATACAGGAAATTTGGGGATTCCTCTTAGTTATGCACTTTTTGGAGAAATTGGGGCTAGTGTTGCAACTTTGATTAATCTTGCAAATATATTTTTTATTTATACATTCGGTATATTTTTTTATGCAAGCTCAAAATTTGATTTTAAAAACGCTTTCAAAAAAATTATAAAAATTCCTGTTATATGGATAGGGATTTTGGCAATATCGCTTAACCTTTTTGACGTCAAATTCGATAAAGAAACAATGAAAATACTTCAAATGGGTGCTTTTGCCTCCATAGTTACCCAATTACTGATTTTTGGCATTTATATAGCTGAAATAAAAATAAAAGAGGTCAGTTTTAAACTGGCTTTTTTAACAAGTTTTAATAAATTTGTGGTTTTCCCTTTTGTCGCTTTTTTGATTTTAAAAATTTTTGGATTTAACGAAATTTTTTTTAAAACAATTTTATTGGAAGTAATGACACCTTTGGCAATTACAAATGTAAATTTGGCAAGTCTTTTTGATTTATATCCGAGAAAAGTTGCATTTTTAATTCTTTTAACTACTTTTTTATTTTTGATTGTATCTTTTTTATTTATTTAA
- a CDS encoding YdcF family protein, with translation MFIISKLFTYLFLPPGIFIIILIFAGIFAKKLKWLFYISALTLYLLSNKFAANLLLYPLEHNYNKDYIKPKAIVVLGGGVNPNDILKAYPDAFKREIYGLLLAKKYNLPFVYTGGGIKIKEADFIKKDVGKFKKICNCKIKDFYERNSLDTYENAKFTSKVFKKLHLKKEIFLVTSAFHMKRAIKLFKHFGFKIIPKPVGFYYKPYYTVWDIFPKEDAFHKSYKAIHEYFGLLSLTLRGIK, from the coding sequence ATGTTTATAATTTCAAAGCTGTTTACTTATCTTTTCCTGCCGCCAGGAATTTTTATAATTATACTGATATTTGCCGGTATTTTTGCTAAAAAATTAAAATGGCTTTTTTATATATCTGCTTTAACTCTTTACTTACTATCAAATAAATTTGCTGCAAATTTACTTCTTTATCCGCTTGAACATAATTATAATAAAGATTATATCAAACCAAAAGCAATTGTTGTACTTGGTGGAGGAGTAAATCCAAACGATATATTAAAAGCATATCCCGATGCATTTAAAAGGGAAATTTACGGCTTACTTTTAGCCAAAAAATATAATCTTCCGTTTGTTTATACAGGAGGCGGGATTAAAATAAAAGAAGCCGATTTCATAAAAAAAGATGTTGGAAAATTTAAAAAAATATGTAATTGTAAAATTAAAGATTTTTATGAAAGAAATTCACTTGATACCTATGAAAATGCAAAATTTACTTCAAAAGTTTTTAAAAAATTACATCTAAAAAAAGAGATATTTTTAGTAACAAGTGCATTTCATATGAAAAGGGCTATAAAACTTTTTAAACATTTCGGATTTAAAATCATTCCAAAACCTGTGGGATTTTATTACAAACCTTATTATACAGTATGGGATATATTTCCAAAGGAAGATGCTTTTCATAAAAGTTATAAAGCAATTCATGAATATTTTGGACTTTTGAGTCTTACATTACGAGGAATTAAATAA